One window of the Trifolium pratense cultivar HEN17-A07 linkage group LG2, ARS_RC_1.1, whole genome shotgun sequence genome contains the following:
- the LOC123906450 gene encoding uncharacterized protein LOC123906450 has translation MSCLALSLQPSNGSDILLQTREWFPPSRALGALSAFRHTRRAFAGHKNKANIPEDAYAAESIGDDPLAASSGQVIVGVESRYRIVYRLVNGIYVLGITVADHDNSVNVFECIHIVNQAVSVVVTACRGVDVTPEKLGRKYAEIYMALDIVLRGVSNIRLAAMLATMHGDSIAKMVHSAIDTENKIRGADNWSSAEVHSVEHQASIDAFANARFELPQETLQAGDEVVAGLAAPTAGEQNEEIQQKQTQEEAEVEKDPFAASDAINKPQELVSGFKKTKDGSSTDLTAALEGLDVTTLPPPEATQSTHINVEGFEGNYGGVEFGMEQASIGEAFEGFNDAWGGGLDVSDFVGPTKAPKPQGLGGVELLQTGPDVAPKEKAGEGGVLDNLVKKTEMKGPEIYISEEISAEFRESVLARVGLMGVVYLRTLPPKASGGDKETEFSFRVEGTKAVKRFALQSSRVSSLDNGMFHVRTAASEEPIPIMKFSLLPKLTPLPLRVRLIKRHTGSFVSVMIQYASNPDLLAPLNDVTFILKLPVDPTLLKVSPKAVLNRVDKEIKWHVPEIPLKGSPGRLRVRMPVDSNEDDDEEIEVVGYVKFSVQTTQSLSGVSIRPASEGKTDFYEVSHKLESGVYMCN, from the coding sequence ATGTCTTGTTTAGCACTCTCTTTGCAACCATCCAATGGATCCGATATTCTTCTCCAGACTCGCGAATGGTTCCCACCCTCACGCGCTCTCGGTGCTCTTTCCGCTTTCCGTCATACTCGCCGTGCCTTCGCCGGACACAAGAACAAAGCCAACATCCCTGAAGACGCTTACGCCGCGGAATCCATCGGTGATGATCCCCTCGCTGCTTCCAGTGGCCAAGTTATCGTCGGTGTAGAGAGTCGCTACCGAATCGTGTATCGTTTAGTCAACGGAATCTACGTCCTTGGGATAACCGTCGCCGATCATGATAATTCCGTCAATGTTTTCGAGTGCATTCATATTGTTAACCAGGCTGTTAGTGTTGTTGTTACCGCCTGCCGTGGCGTTGATGTTACTCCGGAGAAGCTTGGACGGAAATATGCTGAGATCTATATGGCACTTGATATTGTCCTCCGTGGTGTTAGCAATATTCGTCTCGCCGCTATGCTCGCAACAATGCACGGTGATAGTATTGCTAAGATGGTGCATTCTGCAATTGACACCGAGAATAAGATCCGTGGCGCTGATAATTGGTCTTCCGCGGAGGTGCATTCTGTAGAACACCAGGCGAGCATTGATGCATTTGCCAATGCAAGGTTTGAATTGCCGCAGGAGACTCTCCAAGCCGGTGATGAAGTGGTGGCTGGCCTTGCTGCCCCGACGGCAGGTGAACAGAATGAAGAGATTCAACAGAAACAAACTCAGGAAGAGGCTGAAGTGGAAAAGGATCCATTTGCAGCTAGTGATGCCATTAACAAGCCTCAAGAGCTTGTGAGTGGGTTTAAGAAGACTAAGGATGGTTCTTCAACTGATTTGACTGCAGCTTTGGAAGGTCTTGATGTTACTACATTGCCACCTCCAGAGGCTACACAATCAACTCATATAAATGTGGAGGGATTTGAAGGGAACTATGGTGGAGTTGAGTTTGGAATGGAACAAGCTTCGATTGGTGAAGCTTTTGAAGGTTTCAATGATGCTTGGGGTGGTGGACTTGATGTTTCAGATTTTGTAGGTCCAACCAAGGCTCCAAAACCACAAGGTCTTGGTGGAGTTGAGCTCTTGCAGACAGGGCCAGATGTTGCACCTAAAGAAAAAGCGGGTGAGGGTGGTGTACTTGACAACTTGGTGAAGAAAACCGAAATGAAGGGTCCCGAGATATACATTTCGGAAGAAATTAGTGCAGAGTTCAGGGAATCAGTGCTTGCAAGGGTGGGATTAATGGGTGTTGTTTACCTTAGAACATTGCCACCTAAAGCTTCTGGTGGTGATAAAGAAACTGAATTCTCATTCCGAGTTGAGGGTACCAAAGCTGTTAAAAGATTTGCTTTGCAGAGTTCTCGTGTTAGTAGCCTTGATAATGGGATGTTTCATGTGAGGACAGCGGCTTCGGAGGAACCTATACCAATTATGAAGTTTAGTTTACTTCCAAAGTTGACACCTTTGCCTTTGAGGGTTCGACTTATAAAACGACACACGGGGAGTTTTGTTTCTGTAATGATACAGTATGCTTCAAACCCTGATTTGCTTGCTCCATTGAATGATGTTACATTCATTCTGAAACTACCAGTTGACCCGACTCTTTTGAAGGTTTCTCCAAAAGCTGTTTTGAATAGGGTtgataaagaaattaaatggCATGTGCCAGAGATTCCATTGAAAGGCTCTCCTGGAAGGTTGAGAGTAAGGATGCCTGTAGATTCTAACGAAGATGACGATGAAGAAATTGAGGTAGTTGGTTATGTGAAATTTTCGGTACAAACAACGCAATCCTTATCCGGAGTTTCTATACGGCCTGCTTCGGAGGGCAAGACAGACTTCTATGAGGTTAGTCACAAACTTGAGAGTGGGGTTTACATGTGCAACTGA
- the LOC123911059 gene encoding uncharacterized protein LOC123911059, with product MEEEEEHVHIMKDSKYDDVESEVEEEALSLCDLPLNENSESLNDINDMSFKRNILRPSSLTDSTDFFSGFSSSSSSDMCPADDIIFCGKLVPFKETVNDDHRGENLNVELNKSRIIRRRSESVSSVIRSNSVSNFGGSGGGGGGSSRQLMRNSRSLNYCRLRESSNFVISKAPEVDRNSSVRSVASSEGVAKKAMKPRWYSLMFGKMKVPPEMELNDIKNRQVRRNPSKSMFPASDSGENLDLNRSSGKVSWKILKALSCKDHNSVAVTTTSFSLPQASS from the coding sequence atggaagaagaagaagaacatgTTCATATAATGAAAGATTCAAAATATGATGACGTGGAATCTgaagttgaagaagaagcaCTTTCACTTTGTGATCTTCCACTTAATGAAAATTCAGAAAGCTTAAACGACATAAACGACATGTCGTTTAAGAGAAATATTCTTCGTCCATCGTCATTAACAGATTCAACCGATTTCTTCAGCGGTTTCAGCAGTAGCAGTAGTTCTGATATGTGTCCTGCAGACGATATCATTTTCTGTGGAAAATTAGTTCCGTTTAAAGAAACAGTTAACGACGATCATCGCGGCGAAAATCTCAACGTCGAATTGAATAAATCACGGATAATTCGCCGGAGATCGGAGTCTGTTTCTTCTGTTATTCGATCAAACAGTGTCAGCAATTTCGGtggtagtggtggtggtggcggtggtTCTAGCCGCCAATTGATGAGGAATAGTAGATCTCTTAATTATTGTAGATTGAGAGAATCTTCTAATTTCGTGATATCGAAGGCACCGGAAGTTGATCGGAATTCTTCTGTAAGGAGCGTTGCGTCGTCGGAAGGTGTGGCGAAGAAGGCAATGAAGCCGCGATGGTATTCTCTTATGTTTGGGAAAATGAAGGTTCCGCCGGAGATGGAACTCAATGATATTAAGAATAGGCAGGTTCGTCGGAATCCGTCGAAAAGCATGTTTCCGGCTTCGGATTCCGGTGAAAATTTGGATTTGAATCGGAGCTCCGGTAAGGTTTCGTGGAAGATACTGAAAGCATTGAGTTGTAAGGATCATAACAGCGTAGCGGTAACGACGACGTCGTTTTCTTTGCCTCAAGCTTCGTCTTAA